The Catenuloplanes niger genome includes a window with the following:
- a CDS encoding GntR family transcriptional regulator: MHLLIDLDSETPIYQQIRDRMVEAIADGQLAAGAALPSTRQLAVDLAINFHTVNKAYDLLRREGIIRINRKSGAVVHPDVKQPTAEAEAAAADWRRRARTLLAEADVRGLPRQDVQNFVRTTLDRFPGRDDTGTGRPPTAPHPGTATTA, from the coding sequence GTGCACCTGCTCATTGACCTGGACAGCGAGACGCCGATCTACCAGCAGATCCGCGACCGCATGGTGGAAGCCATCGCGGACGGGCAGCTGGCGGCGGGTGCCGCGCTGCCGTCGACCAGACAGCTGGCGGTCGACCTCGCGATCAACTTCCACACCGTCAACAAGGCGTACGACCTGCTGCGCCGAGAAGGAATCATCCGCATCAACCGCAAGAGCGGCGCCGTCGTGCACCCGGACGTCAAACAGCCCACGGCCGAGGCCGAGGCCGCCGCCGCGGACTGGCGGCGACGTGCCCGCACGCTCCTCGCCGAGGCGGACGTTCGCGGACTACCCAGGCAGGACGTGCAGAACTTCGTCCGTACGACCCTGGACCGATTTCCCGGCCGGGACGACACGGGCACGGGACGACCCCCGACGGCGCCCCACCCGGGCACCGCCACCACCGCGTGA
- a CDS encoding cell division protein SepF — translation MVKTLRPQSYNEVFYVGHYFREGIAVVMDLTSLTDEEATPLVDFAAGLIVGRGGEMERLATKIFLLRPPGMTEADLPNYPVVAPQPMSRGGL, via the coding sequence ATGGTCAAGACCCTGCGTCCACAGAGCTACAACGAGGTGTTCTACGTCGGGCACTACTTCCGCGAGGGGATCGCGGTCGTGATGGACCTGACCAGCCTGACGGACGAGGAGGCCACGCCGCTGGTCGACTTCGCGGCGGGCCTCATCGTCGGGCGGGGTGGCGAGATGGAACGCCTCGCCACCAAGATCTTCCTGTTGCGGCCGCCCGGCATGACGGAGGCGGACCTGCCGAACTACCCGGTCGTGGCGCCGCAGCCGATGTCCCGCGGCGGGCTATGA
- a CDS encoding DUF4034 domain-containing protein, producing the protein MAVRQTRGCHGVGWAGEARGGQRADQTREEQFREFHRRLCLAEHLLADVAARDADDVTARTFLVTSSRGTQVSPDVAQARFDAVIERHPGHVVAHEQRLQYLCAKWFGSHEQMFDFARTAVASAPAGSLLWELLPVAHLEQWIDIADGTRTDHSYVTSPEVRADLVRAADSSVLHPSCRFRPTATPRVATFAMTLETAGEFDRAAATHALLGDRVSHWPWQYRGNPVRVFEASRHHVHTNVS; encoded by the coding sequence GTGGCCGTTCGGCAGACGCGCGGCTGCCATGGGGTCGGCTGGGCGGGGGAGGCACGCGGCGGCCAGCGGGCCGACCAGACCCGCGAGGAGCAGTTCCGCGAGTTCCACCGCCGGCTGTGCCTCGCCGAGCACCTCCTCGCCGACGTCGCGGCCCGCGACGCCGACGACGTCACCGCCCGGACGTTCCTGGTCACGTCGTCCCGCGGCACGCAGGTCAGCCCGGACGTCGCCCAGGCCCGGTTCGACGCGGTGATCGAGCGCCACCCGGGTCACGTGGTCGCGCACGAGCAGCGCCTGCAGTACCTGTGCGCGAAGTGGTTCGGCAGCCACGAGCAGATGTTCGACTTCGCGCGTACGGCCGTGGCGTCCGCACCGGCCGGCAGCCTGTTGTGGGAGCTGCTGCCGGTCGCGCACCTCGAGCAGTGGATCGACATCGCGGACGGCACCCGGACCGACCACAGCTACGTCACGTCACCGGAGGTCCGCGCCGACCTGGTCCGGGCGGCCGACAGCAGCGTCCTGCACCCGTCCTGCCGCTTCCGCCCCACCGCGACCCCGCGCGTCGCCACGTTCGCGATGACGCTGGAGACGGCCGGCGAGTTCGACCGCGCCGCGGCCACGCACGCGCTCCTCGGCGACCGGGTGAGCCACTGGCCCTGGCAGTACCGCGGCAACCCGGTCAGGGTCTTCGAGGCCTCCCGCCACCACGTCCACACCAACGTCTCCTGA